In a genomic window of Pelecanus crispus isolate bPelCri1 chromosome 1, bPelCri1.pri, whole genome shotgun sequence:
- the UPK1B gene encoding uroplakin-1b: MAKSDDGIHILQGLLVFGNVVIGMCGIALTAECIFFVSDPHGLYPLLEATENDDIYAAAWIGIFVGFALFALSILGIFGVIKSNKTLLLVYVILMLITYAFEMASCITAATHRDFLTPNLFLKQMLERYQKSETVNNNDKWMTEGVTKTWDKLMLQNQCCGVQGPSDWQEYMSAFRTTHSDADFPWPHNCCVMDARGSPVNLDGCKLGVPGYYNSNGCYDAISGPMNTHAWGVAWFGFAILCWTFCVLLGTMFYWSRIEY, encoded by the exons ATGGCAAAAAGTGATGATGGCATACACATCTTGCAGGGTCTATTAGTCTTTGGGAATGTGGTCATTGGG ATGTGTGGCATTGCCCTGACAGCAGAGTGCATCTTCTTTGTGTCTGATCCCCATGGTCTCTACCCTCTACTGGAAGCCACAGAAAATGACGACATCTATGCTGCCGCTTGGATTGGCATCTTTGTTGGCTTTGCACTCTTTGCTCTGTCTATCCTTGGCATTTTTGGAGTCATTAAGTCCAACAAGACCTTGCTGCTGGTG TATGTTATTCTGATGCTTATCACTTATGCATTTGAAATGGCTTCTTGCATCACAGCAGCGACTCACCGAGACTTC ctCACTCCGAATCTCTTCCTGAAGCAAATGCTTGAGAGGTATCAGAAGTCAGAGACAGTAAATAACAATGACAAATGGATGACTGAAGGGGTCACAAAAACATGGGATAAACTCATGCTTCAG AAccagtgctgtggggtgcagggccccTCTGACTGGCAGGAGTACATGTCCGCCTTCCGCACCACACACAGCGATGCTGACTTCCCTTGGCCGCACAATTGCTGTGTCATGGACGCCCGAGGGTCTCCCGTCAACCTCGATGGCTGCAAGCTTGGAGTCCCTGGCTACTATAACAGCAAC GGTTGTTATGATGCTATTTCTGGGCCAATGAACACACATGCCTGGGGTGTtgcctggtttggttttgccatCCTCTGCTGGACT TTCTGCGTCCTCCTTGGTACCATGTTCTACTGGAGCAGAATTGAATACTGA